The DNA segment CTGATGGGGGGGCTCCGGTGGTGGTCGGGGCAGGTGCAGCGGCGGCAGGAGCGCTGAAATTCCCCGCTCAAAGAAGGCCCCTCCGCTCTCTGCGGGGCTTGTCCGAGTGCGTATACTGCTGCGATGGCCATTGATACCCCGCACGAACCCAATCTCCGCCCCCAGGAGGAGCCGGACGCGCCGCTTTCCGCCGGTGCCGAAGACCTGGTGGACCTCAATCTGGACGAATCCGTCGACGGCGACCTCCAGGCTGTGGCCGACGAGGTGGCCTCGGAATATCCCACCCAGGTCGTGCCTGAAGTGGACCTGGAATCCGCTCTCACCGAGGCGGAGCGCCAGATGGAGGAGATGCTCCGGCGCGAGGCGGAGCTCATGGATCAGCACCGCCGCCTGGCGGCGGACTTCAACAATTTCCGGAACCGCGCGCAGCGGGACGTCGCCCTGGCCGTGGAGCAGGCCGAGCGGAAGCTGCTGCTGGAGTTGCTGCCCGTCCTGGACAACTTCGACCGCGGCCTGAGCGCCAGCTATCAGGACGTGGAATCCTT comes from the Geothrix sp. 21YS21S-4 genome and includes:
- a CDS encoding nucleotide exchange factor GrpE, with the protein product MAIDTPHEPNLRPQEEPDAPLSAGAEDLVDLNLDESVDGDLQAVADEVASEYPTQVVPEVDLESALTEAERQMEEMLRREAELMDQHRRLAADFNNFRNRAQRDVALAVEQAERKLLLELLPVLDNFDRGLSASYQDVESFRSGVDLIRKQFVEALRRMNVEPLSLQVGDPFDALHAEALTTFTDPNLPDGAVAAIYERGFNLRGHLLRAARVVVNRLPEPGKS